From the Bacillus tuaregi genome, one window contains:
- a CDS encoding transglycosylase domain-containing protein: MTEKYQSREERRKQQEAAKNKHSKKKKPKGSIFKRVFLILVALGIIGIIGGAATFAFMVKDAPKLDADTLKAAIPSEIYDTEGKPITEIGTQKLEYVEYEDIPELVRDAVIATEDSRFFKHHGVDPIRLGGAVIANFTNGFGSEGASTITQQVVKNYFLTADKTLSRKAQEAWLSIQLERKYTKEEIFELYVNKVFMSERITGIATASQVYFGKPLNELTLPEAALLAGMPQSPNNYNPFNYPDKAEKRRNIVLSLMNQHGYISESEMKEAQAASVTDSLEEERAQQGDIPYDSFIGQVIKEIEEKYPELNVYTDGLKIYTTLDTKAQNYVDQIMYENDIVPFPDEKFQAGITLLDTKTGEIRALGGSRNKDIDFGLNYATSVPRQPGSTIKPILDYGPAIEFLKWGTYETIVDEPYKYSTGQTINNWDHSHMGPLSMREALARSRNVPALKALQEVGLERAHEFANNLGLNLEEMVESNAIGGLKNGVTSLQMAGAYSAFANNGYYTEPHSVKEIEFRDGTKINMAPKSEAVMSDYTAFMISDMLKSVVSSPYGTGQKANVSGLPVAGKTGTTNYSTDEMKKFGITASGAVPDAWFVGYTTNYTTAVWTGYEERKNAILPGKDQRIAMEIFSKLMKYVSEDKKTADFTVPKSVQKVRVEKGSRPAKLASEYTPDSQVIYEYAVKGNAPSTVSNKFKKLTGPSDLSAVYDSETNEIVLSWSHGEDEDTQYQVSVSLNGGAEQALSTTSESGLRMSNPQSGGTYTFKVIAVRDEQTSNPATTSVTIPTEEQENDEETDEGRNENNNEENPGNNPGNPNNNNGNPGGNNGNGRPGNNNGSGNGNNQTNPGHTQPDDDVEDVDSSNEQPQTGAQDHNSTTPQQ, translated from the coding sequence ATGACTGAGAAATATCAATCGAGGGAGGAGCGTCGAAAACAGCAGGAGGCTGCTAAAAATAAGCATAGTAAGAAGAAAAAGCCAAAAGGATCGATTTTCAAACGGGTTTTTCTTATTCTCGTAGCCCTAGGCATTATTGGCATAATTGGCGGAGCAGCTACATTTGCTTTCATGGTTAAAGACGCACCTAAGCTTGATGCAGATACATTAAAAGCAGCAATACCCTCAGAAATTTATGATACAGAAGGAAAACCCATCACCGAAATTGGGACACAAAAGCTTGAATATGTAGAGTATGAGGACATTCCCGAATTAGTCAGGGATGCTGTTATCGCAACCGAAGACTCACGATTTTTCAAACACCATGGGGTTGACCCGATTCGTTTAGGCGGAGCCGTTATTGCAAACTTTACTAACGGCTTTGGTTCCGAGGGTGCCAGTACAATTACACAGCAAGTTGTTAAAAACTACTTTTTAACCGCTGATAAGACCCTTTCACGGAAAGCACAGGAAGCATGGTTATCCATCCAACTAGAGCGCAAATATACAAAAGAAGAAATTTTCGAACTATATGTTAATAAAGTATTTATGTCTGAAAGAATTACGGGGATTGCCACTGCATCACAGGTTTATTTTGGAAAGCCTTTAAATGAATTAACCCTGCCTGAAGCAGCATTACTGGCTGGAATGCCGCAAAGTCCTAACAACTATAACCCGTTTAACTATCCGGACAAAGCAGAAAAAAGAAGAAATATTGTCCTTTCATTAATGAACCAGCATGGTTATATTTCTGAAAGCGAAATGAAGGAAGCACAAGCTGCATCTGTCACCGATTCCCTTGAGGAGGAGCGTGCCCAGCAAGGTGATATTCCATACGATTCCTTTATTGGACAAGTGATAAAAGAAATTGAGGAAAAATATCCTGAATTAAATGTATACACCGATGGGCTGAAAATTTATACAACCCTTGATACAAAGGCACAGAACTATGTCGATCAAATCATGTATGAAAACGACATTGTTCCCTTCCCTGATGAAAAATTTCAGGCTGGGATTACCCTGTTAGATACAAAAACAGGAGAAATCCGCGCCCTTGGAGGCAGTAGAAATAAGGACATCGATTTTGGTTTAAATTATGCCACTTCAGTTCCGCGGCAGCCAGGATCGACTATTAAACCGATTCTAGATTATGGACCTGCGATTGAATTTTTGAAATGGGGTACTTACGAAACAATTGTCGATGAACCCTATAAGTATTCAACGGGGCAAACCATTAATAACTGGGATCATAGTCATATGGGCCCATTATCCATGCGAGAGGCGTTAGCAAGGTCTAGAAATGTTCCTGCTTTAAAAGCCCTACAGGAGGTGGGACTTGAAAGAGCACATGAGTTTGCTAATAATCTTGGACTGAACCTTGAGGAAATGGTTGAATCAAATGCAATTGGTGGACTCAAAAATGGAGTCACTTCCTTGCAGATGGCGGGAGCCTATAGCGCCTTCGCAAATAACGGCTATTATACAGAGCCACATTCTGTTAAGGAAATTGAATTCCGCGATGGAACCAAAATCAATATGGCACCAAAATCAGAAGCGGTGATGAGCGATTACACAGCCTTTATGATTAGCGATATGCTGAAGAGCGTTGTCTCTTCCCCTTATGGCACAGGTCAAAAGGCAAATGTATCTGGTCTTCCAGTTGCAGGGAAAACAGGAACAACTAACTATTCCACTGATGAAATGAAGAAATTTGGCATCACCGCAAGCGGAGCTGTACCTGATGCATGGTTTGTCGGCTATACGACAAATTATACCACCGCCGTATGGACCGGTTACGAGGAAAGAAAGAATGCGATACTTCCTGGTAAAGATCAACGAATCGCAATGGAAATCTTTAGTAAACTAATGAAGTATGTATCTGAAGACAAAAAAACTGCAGACTTTACCGTTCCAAAATCAGTACAAAAGGTGAGAGTTGAAAAAGGTTCTCGACCTGCCAAGCTTGCCAGTGAATACACACCTGATAGTCAGGTGATTTATGAATATGCTGTAAAAGGAAATGCACCTAGCACGGTGTCAAATAAATTCAAAAAACTTACAGGTCCTTCTGATTTATCTGCAGTTTATGACTCAGAAACCAATGAAATCGTCCTCTCTTGGTCTCATGGAGAAGATGAAGATACGCAATATCAGGTATCTGTTTCGCTTAATGGCGGTGCCGAACAGGCTTTAAGCACTACGTCTGAAAGTGGATTGCGAATGTCTAATCCTCAGTCTGGCGGAACCTATACATTTAAGGTCATTGCCGTGAGAGACGAACAAACAAGCAACCCGGCTACAACCAGTGTCACGATTCCTACTGAAGAACAAGAGAATGATGAGGAAACTGACGAAGGTCGTAACGAAAATAATAACGAAGAAAATCCAGGCAACAATCCTGGAAATCCAAACAATAACAACGGTAATCCAGGTGGAAATAATGGAAATGGAAGGCCTGGCAACAACAATGGATCCGGTAATGGGAATAATCAAACCAATCCTGGACATACACAGCCAGATGATGATGTGGAGGATGTTGATTCCTCCAACGAGCAGCCGCAAACTGGAGCCCAGGACCATAATTCCACCACTCCGCAACAATAA
- a CDS encoding YpoC family protein gives MSNQIVFPVEWTAFLLEKESVWQETYTQEFQVHIPLLYDAAFINSIDTLKPWNRMERTIPEVFESWTIIKADLHEKFSHRDVNNILEQMKKGMGLFLEILYWCNQSPVVWKLDKAVKLVRKPVNWEERLEYILANPTKYHSYIQLAELFSEQEKSYVKQQTVMKAKKASKS, from the coding sequence ATGAGTAATCAAATAGTCTTTCCTGTTGAGTGGACAGCGTTTTTACTGGAAAAAGAGTCAGTCTGGCAGGAAACATATACGCAGGAATTTCAGGTACATATTCCGCTGCTTTATGACGCTGCTTTTATTAATAGTATTGACACGCTTAAACCTTGGAATAGGATGGAAAGAACGATACCAGAAGTGTTTGAGAGTTGGACAATAATCAAAGCGGACCTGCATGAAAAGTTTTCGCATCGTGATGTAAACAATATCTTAGAACAGATGAAAAAAGGGATGGGCCTGTTTCTAGAGATACTATACTGGTGTAATCAATCACCAGTCGTTTGGAAGCTAGACAAAGCTGTTAAGCTTGTTCGTAAACCGGTGAATTGGGAAGAAAGGCTTGAATATATCCTGGCCAATCCAACCAAGTACCACTCCTATATTCAATTAGCAGAGCTTTTTTCAGAACAGGAAAAAAGCTACGTAAAACAGCAAACCGTCATGAAGGCAAAAAAAGCGTCGAAAAGCTAA
- the nth gene encoding endonuclease III has product MLNKSQIRFCLDKMGEMFPDAHCELNHSNPFELVIAVALSAQCTDVLVNKVTKGLFEKYQAPEDYINVPLEELEQDIRSIGLYRNKAKNIQKLCKMLLEEYQGEVPRNRDELTNLPGVGRKTANVVVSVAFGVPAIAVDTHVERVSKRLGFCRYKDSVLEVEKTLMKKVPQEEWSVTHHRMIFFGRYHCKAQNPQCPSCPLLELCREGKKRMKGKDKVS; this is encoded by the coding sequence ATGTTAAATAAGAGTCAGATTAGATTTTGTTTAGACAAAATGGGAGAAATGTTTCCTGATGCACATTGTGAATTGAATCATTCTAATCCATTTGAATTAGTGATTGCTGTCGCTTTGTCTGCACAGTGTACAGATGTACTGGTCAATAAGGTAACAAAAGGGTTGTTTGAAAAGTATCAAGCCCCTGAGGATTATATAAATGTACCCCTTGAAGAGCTGGAGCAGGATATTCGTTCTATTGGTCTATACCGAAATAAGGCAAAAAATATCCAAAAGCTTTGTAAAATGCTACTTGAAGAGTACCAAGGGGAAGTTCCGAGAAATCGTGATGAATTAACAAACCTTCCCGGTGTTGGTAGAAAAACAGCCAATGTAGTGGTGTCTGTAGCCTTTGGTGTTCCTGCCATTGCCGTTGATACACATGTTGAGCGGGTAAGTAAACGGCTTGGTTTTTGTCGATATAAAGATTCGGTCCTTGAGGTAGAAAAAACGTTAATGAAAAAGGTGCCTCAGGAGGAATGGTCTGTGACGCATCACCGGATGATTTTTTTTGGACGATACCATTGCAAAGCGCAGAATCCGCAATGCCCGTCCTGTCCGTTATTGGAGCTGTGTCGTGAAGGAAAGAAACGAATGAAGGGAAAAGATAAAGTGTCATGA
- a CDS encoding DnaD domain-containing protein, with translation MSKANLLNWLKEGQVTIPNVLLTQYKAMNLNEHELVLLLQLISFVEKGNEFPTPAEISSSMTIGVSECSDILRKLIQKGFIEIKDGFTSDGIRFERYSLDPLWEKCVDYFLLQEKQAETMVTQQEETNLYSCFEQEFGRPLSPFECETLAMWLDDDHHDTVIIKAALREAVISGKLNFRYIDRILFEWKKNGIKTIEQAKSYGQKFRQYQKINKPKEPTKTNGSLPFYNWLEH, from the coding sequence ATGAGTAAAGCGAACTTATTAAATTGGCTTAAGGAAGGTCAGGTTACGATTCCGAATGTCCTTTTAACCCAATATAAAGCAATGAACTTAAATGAACATGAGCTTGTCCTATTATTACAACTGATTTCATTTGTCGAAAAAGGAAATGAATTTCCTACTCCTGCTGAAATCTCATCCTCCATGACGATTGGTGTTTCAGAATGTTCCGATATTTTGCGAAAACTAATTCAAAAGGGATTTATTGAAATAAAGGATGGTTTTACAAGTGATGGAATAAGATTCGAAAGATATTCGCTCGATCCTTTATGGGAAAAATGTGTTGATTACTTTTTATTACAAGAAAAGCAGGCAGAGACGATGGTTACCCAACAGGAGGAAACAAATCTCTATTCATGCTTTGAACAGGAATTTGGCAGACCATTGTCTCCGTTTGAATGTGAGACTCTAGCGATGTGGCTGGATGATGACCATCATGATACGGTCATTATTAAAGCTGCCTTAAGGGAAGCGGTAATATCAGGTAAGCTGAACTTTCGCTATATAGATCGGATTCTTTTTGAATGGAAGAAAAATGGAATTAAAACCATCGAGCAGGCAAAGAGCTATGGTCAGAAATTCAGGCAGTATCAGAAAATAAATAAACCTAAGGAGCCTACAAAAACGAATGGATCACTCCCATTTTATAATTGGCTTGAACATTAA
- the asnS gene encoding asparagine--tRNA ligase, whose protein sequence is MKTTIAEVYKYVDQEVKIGAWVANKRSSGKIAFLQLRDGTGFMQGVITKAEVPEEVFQTAKSITQESSLYVTGVVHKDERSPFGYEMHIKEIEVLHHSVDYPITPKEHGTEFLMDHRHLWLRSKRQHAVMKIRNEIIRATYEFFNQNGFVKVDPPILTGSAPEGTTELFATKYFDEDAFLSQSGQLYMEAAAMALGKVFSFGPTFRAEKSKTRRHLIEFWMIEPEMAFCEFDENLRVQEEYVSYVVQAVLKNCKLELTTLGRDTSILEKITAPFPRISYDDAITLLHEKGFNDIEWGDDFGAPHETAIAESFDKPVFITHYPTTLKPFYMQPDPNRDDVVLCADLIAPEGYGEIIGGSQRVHDEELLKKRLEEHQLDLDAYKWYLELRQYGSVPHSGFGLGLERTVAWISGVEHVRETIPFPRLLNRLYP, encoded by the coding sequence ATTAAAACAACCATTGCTGAAGTATATAAATATGTTGATCAAGAAGTAAAAATTGGCGCTTGGGTTGCTAATAAACGCTCTAGTGGTAAAATAGCTTTTTTACAACTGCGAGATGGAACGGGCTTTATGCAAGGTGTTATAACAAAGGCAGAGGTACCGGAAGAAGTATTCCAAACAGCAAAATCAATTACCCAGGAGTCCTCATTATATGTAACGGGTGTGGTACATAAGGATGAACGTTCCCCGTTTGGTTATGAAATGCATATAAAAGAAATCGAAGTACTGCATCACTCTGTTGATTACCCCATTACACCGAAAGAACATGGAACAGAATTTCTAATGGATCACCGCCACTTATGGCTTCGTTCCAAACGTCAGCATGCCGTGATGAAAATTCGAAATGAGATTATCCGGGCAACCTATGAATTTTTCAATCAAAATGGCTTTGTTAAGGTTGACCCACCTATTTTGACGGGAAGTGCTCCTGAAGGAACAACGGAATTATTTGCAACTAAATATTTTGATGAAGATGCCTTTCTATCTCAAAGCGGTCAGCTATACATGGAAGCAGCAGCGATGGCATTAGGTAAAGTATTTTCATTTGGACCGACCTTTAGAGCAGAAAAGTCCAAAACACGCCGGCATTTAATTGAGTTTTGGATGATTGAGCCTGAAATGGCCTTTTGTGAATTTGATGAAAATTTACGCGTCCAGGAAGAATATGTCTCTTATGTCGTTCAAGCGGTCCTAAAGAATTGTAAGCTAGAATTAACTACGCTTGGACGCGATACGAGTATACTGGAGAAAATTACGGCTCCGTTTCCACGTATTTCCTATGATGATGCGATTACTTTATTGCATGAAAAGGGATTTAATGACATTGAGTGGGGAGATGATTTCGGTGCACCGCATGAAACGGCTATTGCTGAAAGCTTTGATAAGCCTGTCTTCATCACACACTATCCTACTACATTAAAACCATTTTATATGCAGCCTGATCCAAATCGAGATGATGTGGTTCTATGTGCTGATTTAATTGCACCAGAAGGCTATGGGGAGATTATTGGTGGCTCTCAGCGTGTTCATGATGAGGAACTGCTGAAAAAACGCTTGGAAGAACATCAATTAGACTTAGATGCGTATAAGTGGTATTTAGAACTTCGTCAATATGGCTCTGTACCTCATTCTGGCTTTGGGCTAGGACTAGAAAGAACGGTAGCGTGGATTAGTGGCGTTGAACATGTTCGGGAAACCATTCCATTCCCTCGTTTATTAAATCGTTTGTATCCTTAA
- a CDS encoding pyridoxal phosphate-dependent aminotransferase — protein sequence MEAKLAGRVKTLTPSTTLAITAKAKELKAAGHDVIGLGAGEPDYNTPQHIIDAAVKSMNEGQTKYTPSAGLPALKEEIVKKFKKDQGIDYEVTEIMVGSGAKHALYTLFQVLLDEGDEVIIPTPYWVSYPEQVKLAGGVPVYVEGYENNQFKITPEQLEAVITDKTKAVIINSPSNPTGMIYTKDELAALGELCLAKDILIISDEIYEKLVYGAYEHISIAQISPELKEQTIIINGVSKSHSMTGWRIGYAAGSKQIISAMTNLASHSTSNPNTTAQYGAIAAYSGSQDAVEMMRKAFEERLNTIYDQLVQIPGITCIKPQGAFYLFPNAQKAAELTGFKTVDEFSAALLEEAKVAVVPGSGFGAPENIRLSYATSLELLEEAVSRIKAFVEKNS from the coding sequence ATGGAAGCGAAACTGGCAGGAAGAGTAAAAACATTAACTCCATCAACAACATTAGCGATTACTGCAAAAGCAAAGGAGCTAAAGGCAGCAGGTCATGATGTCATTGGTTTGGGTGCCGGCGAACCTGATTATAATACCCCGCAGCATATTATCGATGCGGCTGTAAAATCAATGAATGAAGGGCAAACAAAGTATACTCCATCTGCAGGGTTACCTGCCTTAAAAGAAGAGATTGTAAAGAAGTTTAAAAAAGATCAAGGTATAGATTATGAAGTAACAGAAATTATGGTGGGAAGCGGTGCGAAACATGCACTTTATACCTTATTCCAGGTCCTGCTTGATGAAGGGGATGAAGTGATTATCCCTACCCCATACTGGGTAAGCTATCCTGAGCAAGTAAAATTGGCTGGCGGTGTTCCCGTTTATGTGGAAGGCTACGAAAACAACCAATTTAAAATAACACCGGAACAGCTTGAGGCTGTCATTACTGATAAAACAAAGGCTGTCATTATCAACTCACCGAGCAACCCAACCGGTATGATATATACAAAGGATGAGCTTGCAGCATTAGGTGAACTTTGTTTAGCTAAAGACATTTTAATTATTTCGGATGAAATTTATGAAAAATTAGTTTATGGTGCATATGAGCATATCTCTATTGCCCAAATTTCACCGGAATTAAAGGAGCAAACAATTATCATTAACGGCGTATCCAAATCTCATTCCATGACAGGCTGGAGAATCGGCTATGCTGCAGGAAGTAAGCAAATTATCAGTGCTATGACCAACCTTGCCAGTCACAGTACATCCAATCCGAATACAACAGCACAGTATGGGGCAATTGCAGCCTACAGTGGGTCCCAGGATGCTGTAGAGATGATGCGAAAAGCATTTGAAGAGCGATTAAATACCATCTACGACCAACTAGTTCAGATACCTGGAATCACATGTATTAAACCACAAGGTGCATTCTATCTTTTCCCTAATGCCCAAAAAGCAGCTGAATTAACAGGCTTTAAAACGGTAGATGAATTTTCTGCCGCATTGTTAGAAGAGGCGAAGGTAGCGGTTGTTCCAGGCTCAGGCTTCGGGGCACCAGAAAATATTCGTTTATCCTATGCAACATCTCTTGAATTATTAGAAGAAGCAGTGTCTCGTATAAAAGCATTTGTCGAGAAGAACTCGTAA
- a CDS encoding cell wall elongation regulator TseB-like domain-containing protein: MKKWLVILSLCIVILAGIVAVVYFNAVEPVKKAEEFAVKQALEKTALTKVKEFSSYHGEETYYIVQGEDDKGTKLIVWLPEKKGKILVKKSTEGLTREQAVKKVLADIDSAEIISVKLGMENGIPLWEIHSRTKENLLNYHSVVFESGEWLKKIENL; the protein is encoded by the coding sequence ATGAAAAAGTGGTTAGTTATTTTAAGTTTATGCATAGTCATTTTAGCAGGAATAGTGGCAGTCGTTTATTTTAATGCTGTTGAGCCTGTTAAAAAAGCAGAGGAATTCGCAGTCAAACAGGCACTGGAGAAGACTGCCTTAACTAAAGTGAAGGAATTTAGTTCATATCACGGGGAAGAAACCTATTATATTGTACAGGGAGAAGACGATAAGGGGACCAAGCTAATTGTCTGGCTTCCGGAAAAAAAAGGCAAGATACTAGTGAAAAAATCTACTGAAGGACTAACTCGGGAGCAGGCCGTAAAAAAGGTTCTTGCAGACATTGATTCAGCCGAAATTATTTCAGTTAAGCTTGGTATGGAAAATGGAATTCCACTGTGGGAAATCCATTCCCGTACAAAAGAAAATCTCTTGAATTACCATTCCGTTGTGTTTGAAAGTGGCGAATGGTTGAAAAAAATTGAGAATTTATAA
- the dinG gene encoding ATP-dependent DNA helicase DinG: MSNKYIVIDLETTGNSVKKGDRIIQFAAVVIENGCIVDQFSSLLNPGQSIPVFIEELTGLTDEMVKDAPKFPDIAPKIMEMLQDAFFVAHNVLFDLSFLQEELIMAGFEGFYGPVLDTVELARILFPSSDSYKLSDLAVQEGLLHDRPHQADSDAYATGELLLILFDRLQKLPLKTLRQLHHLSGGLKSDLIDIVEELLAERETEIEEIPDYFEYKGVCLKTPSAEESFADREEPNYPLQEFEKEHLLKRAFPAFETRKGQYQMMDIVYHSFQHELHAMIEAGTGVGKSLAYLLPALYKAVSSKKPVIISTYTNQLQEQLLQKDIPLLRKAVDFPFQAVLMKGKGHYINIEKFVRLLQEENDNYDTTLTKMQILVWLTETSTGDRDELNLSSGGNLFWHRIKHDDSFHRRKQSGENSDFYLKMREKAKRADIVITNHSLLLANLTADNHVLPESDFIIIDEGHHFEQVAGKYFGSKMDYASTRYLLQQMGLSEQKMLSQKIAALLQEHSKQERGLLSSVDLNDIMSELVFTMDELFSILAMIAKKSVNKIQGRMSCSFQFDMSRETKAFRAKAEQFLFLLNDYSKEISSRFDMLKKQGRIDIPHEAVVHETAAWLEDIEKLKKCIRKIIHENHTDDVAWIEMDARSWQNRTTLYSQPVSVSNQLRELLFQQKKSVVVTSATLSVKGSFSFMTEALGLQSESCHYEQIPSPFDYGNQVKLIISNDLPEVNSVPIQEYVSSISAHIISIAEATKGRLMILFTSYDMLRKTYELIKESGFLQEYTMLAQGITAGSRTRLVKNFQRFDKAILLGTSSFWEGIDIPGEDLSCLIMVRLPFSPPDDPLTEAKCKRIQTSGGNPFYDYSLPEAVLRFKQGFGRLIRTKNDKGIMIVFDRRILSAQYGKIFLDSLPGVQENEMDIGQTVHFIHKWL; this comes from the coding sequence ATGAGTAATAAATATATTGTGATTGATCTAGAAACAACCGGGAATTCAGTTAAAAAAGGGGATCGTATTATCCAGTTTGCAGCTGTAGTAATTGAAAATGGGTGCATCGTAGACCAATTTTCATCATTACTGAACCCCGGACAATCTATTCCTGTCTTTATTGAAGAATTAACAGGACTAACAGATGAGATGGTAAAGGACGCGCCGAAATTTCCGGACATTGCTCCTAAAATAATGGAAATGTTGCAGGATGCATTTTTTGTCGCACATAATGTGTTATTTGATTTATCCTTTTTACAAGAAGAATTAATTATGGCCGGTTTTGAGGGCTTTTATGGCCCTGTTCTAGATACCGTGGAATTGGCAAGGATTCTTTTTCCATCAAGTGACAGTTATAAATTATCTGATTTGGCTGTTCAAGAAGGCCTTCTGCATGACAGACCCCATCAGGCTGATAGTGATGCCTATGCAACCGGTGAACTATTACTGATTTTATTTGATCGTTTGCAGAAACTGCCATTAAAAACGCTTAGGCAGCTCCATCATCTTTCAGGCGGGTTAAAAAGTGATTTAATTGATATCGTCGAAGAGCTTCTAGCAGAAAGAGAAACGGAGATTGAAGAAATTCCCGATTATTTTGAGTATAAAGGAGTTTGTCTCAAAACTCCTTCTGCCGAAGAGAGCTTTGCGGACCGAGAGGAGCCTAACTATCCACTACAGGAATTTGAGAAAGAACATCTACTAAAAAGAGCATTTCCAGCCTTTGAGACAAGAAAAGGTCAGTATCAAATGATGGATATCGTTTATCATTCCTTTCAACATGAGCTGCATGCAATGATTGAAGCCGGAACCGGTGTAGGAAAATCACTTGCCTATTTATTGCCTGCCCTCTATAAGGCTGTTAGCAGTAAAAAGCCGGTTATAATCAGCACCTATACAAACCAGCTTCAGGAGCAGCTACTGCAAAAGGATATCCCTTTATTAAGAAAGGCGGTAGACTTTCCTTTTCAAGCAGTGTTGATGAAAGGTAAAGGGCATTATATTAATATTGAAAAGTTTGTTAGACTCCTTCAAGAAGAGAATGATAATTATGATACAACTTTAACAAAGATGCAAATTCTTGTTTGGCTTACTGAAACCAGTACGGGTGACCGTGATGAGTTAAATTTATCAAGCGGAGGAAACTTGTTCTGGCATCGAATTAAACATGATGACAGTTTTCATAGACGAAAGCAGTCTGGAGAAAACAGCGATTTTTATTTAAAAATGCGTGAAAAAGCGAAAAGGGCTGATATTGTTATCACCAATCACAGTCTATTGCTTGCAAATCTTACAGCTGATAATCACGTACTTCCCGAGTCTGATTTTATCATTATTGATGAGGGGCATCATTTTGAACAGGTAGCTGGGAAATATTTTGGCAGCAAAATGGATTATGCATCGACAAGATATCTTCTTCAGCAGATGGGACTGTCAGAGCAGAAAATGCTTTCTCAAAAAATAGCTGCCTTACTGCAGGAGCATTCTAAACAAGAACGGGGGCTGCTTTCTTCCGTTGACCTGAATGATATCATGTCTGAATTAGTTTTTACGATGGATGAGCTCTTCTCCATTCTTGCCATGATAGCTAAAAAAAGTGTAAATAAGATTCAAGGCAGAATGAGCTGTTCATTCCAATTTGATATGTCGAGAGAGACAAAAGCTTTCAGGGCAAAGGCGGAGCAATTCCTATTTCTATTAAATGATTATTCAAAAGAAATCTCTTCTCGTTTTGATATGTTGAAGAAACAGGGTAGAATAGATATCCCCCATGAAGCTGTAGTACATGAAACCGCTGCATGGCTTGAGGATATTGAGAAATTAAAGAAATGTATTAGGAAAATCATCCACGAAAATCACACTGATGATGTAGCGTGGATTGAAATGGATGCCCGCTCATGGCAGAATAGAACCACGCTTTACTCGCAGCCGGTATCTGTTTCAAATCAGCTTAGAGAGCTGTTATTCCAGCAAAAAAAGAGTGTCGTGGTCACTTCAGCAACTTTATCTGTTAAAGGTTCATTTTCCTTTATGACAGAAGCTTTAGGGTTACAGTCTGAATCGTGCCATTATGAGCAAATTCCGTCTCCTTTTGATTATGGAAATCAAGTGAAATTAATCATTTCGAATGATTTACCTGAAGTAAACTCTGTCCCAATACAGGAGTATGTGTCGTCAATTAGTGCCCATATTATTTCTATTGCAGAAGCTACGAAAGGGCGTTTGATGATCCTTTTTACGTCATATGATATGCTTCGGAAAACATATGAGCTTATAAAGGAAAGTGGATTTTTACAGGAATATACGATGCTGGCACAGGGTATTACGGCTGGCAGTCGCACTAGACTTGTGAAGAATTTCCAGCGCTTTGATAAAGCGATTCTACTTGGTACAAGTAGTTTTTGGGAAGGGATTGATATCCCGGGTGAAGACCTTTCTTGTCTTATTATGGTCAGACTGCCTTTCTCACCCCCTGATGATCCACTGACAGAGGCAAAATGCAAGAGGATACAAACGAGTGGCGGGAATCCATTTTATGATTATTCGCTTCCGGAAGCGGTTTTGCGTTTTAAACAGGGCTTTGGCCGTCTCATACGGACGAAAAACGATAAAGGTATCATGATTGTCTTTGATCGTCGAATTCTATCAGCACAATACGGAAAGATTTTTCTTGACTCGCTGCCAGGTGTTCAGGAAAATGAAATGGATATCGGTCAGACTGTCCATTTTATTCATAAATGGCTGTAG
- the panD gene encoding aspartate 1-decarboxylase: protein MFRTMMNGKIHRATVTEANLNYVGSITIDTDIIDAVGMVANEKVQIVNNNNGARLETYIIPGQRGSGTICLNGAAARLVQPGDTVIIISYALVHEDKIADHHPRVAIMGEENRIKEIIHAEPEMTIM, encoded by the coding sequence ATGTTTCGCACCATGATGAATGGTAAAATCCATCGTGCAACCGTTACAGAAGCCAATTTAAATTATGTAGGAAGTATTACCATCGATACTGATATTATCGATGCGGTAGGGATGGTTGCAAATGAAAAGGTGCAAATCGTCAATAATAATAACGGTGCACGCTTAGAAACATATATTATCCCTGGGCAAAGAGGTTCTGGAACCATTTGTCTAAATGGAGCGGCAGCTCGTCTTGTACAGCCAGGAGATACCGTTATTATCATTTCTTATGCTTTAGTACATGAAGATAAAATTGCTGATCATCATCCAAGAGTGGCTATTATGGGTGAAGAGAATCGAATTAAGGAAATCATCCACGCAGAACCTGAAATGACTATAATGTAA